A single region of the Candidatus Hydrogenedentota bacterium genome encodes:
- a CDS encoding ABC transporter ATP-binding protein, whose translation MPAVATTSIARFESVRKTYHMGTQTLDALGGISLDILEGEYVAIMGPSGCGKSTMLNILGCLDRPSSGHYILGDVDVSKMQDDDLSEIRGSRLGFIFQSYNLIQQLTVVENIEVPLYYQGIPEEICREIAVEMAQRVGLGHRLDHKPFELSGGQQQRVGIARALVNDPIVLLADEPTGNLDSRSGAEILTLFDELHQQGKTIIMVTHDDEIGNRSQRVIRLRDGLVEKDIRNG comes from the coding sequence ATGCCCGCGGTCGCGACGACGAGCATCGCCCGCTTCGAGAGTGTCCGCAAGACGTACCACATGGGCACGCAGACGCTGGATGCGCTCGGCGGGATCAGCCTGGACATCCTGGAGGGCGAATACGTGGCCATTATGGGGCCGTCCGGCTGCGGCAAGTCCACCATGCTCAATATCCTGGGCTGCCTGGACCGGCCGAGTTCCGGCCATTACATCCTGGGCGACGTGGACGTATCCAAGATGCAGGACGACGATCTCTCCGAGATCCGCGGCAGCCGCCTGGGCTTCATTTTTCAGTCCTACAACCTGATTCAGCAGTTGACGGTCGTCGAGAATATCGAGGTGCCGCTGTATTACCAGGGCATCCCCGAGGAGATATGCCGCGAGATCGCGGTCGAAATGGCGCAGCGGGTGGGCCTGGGCCACCGGCTCGATCACAAGCCGTTCGAGCTCTCCGGCGGCCAGCAGCAGCGCGTCGGGATCGCCCGCGCCCTGGTGAACGACCCCATCGTCCTGCTGGCGGACGAGCCGACCGGCAACCTCGATTCCCGGTCCGGGGCGGAAATCCTGACCCTGTTCGACGAACTCCACCAGCAGGGCAAGACGATCATCATGGTGACCCACGACGATGAAATCGGCAACCGGTCGCAGCGGGTGATCCGCCTGCGCGACGGCCTGGTGGAAAAGGATATCCGCAATGGATAG
- a CDS encoding TolC family protein, which translates to MVDHLRLTRVQPRKTRKLRPAARCALAVALCLLPACSTTQYKDRADREVYGIIGEKTPAVAGMTPSFSIDADPEAGRLDHLPVVTVMEPALGDTEASAHDATVLSLEQALFIAFTNSRTHQNRKEVLYLQALSLTLDRHRYTPIFSAGASGDYARSVSNTLEPTEFSRSLEFTREFIRDIEAVTGTPADLLNAYAAVVEAAGEVAGVTGVEPGYASERSVSGQTGAGVDWLLKGGGRIGLAITSNFLKFLSGDHASLTSSVLTGSINQPLLRGAGSLAAAERLTQAERDVLYGIRSFARFRQEFAVQVCSAYYGVLQDLDAVRNNYNSYQNFLRNTERERDFALEGRSTPASVGRQEAAALNAENRWVNSARSYQERLDEFKILLGLPTSASIVLDSAELDDLRSTGLKHPSIVVDDAVQVAFAARLDLDTERDRLEDAGRIVEVAANSLLPDVDLVAGASVRTAGDDNFQRLDFRRANWNAGLDVDLPLNRKAERNAYRGALIALERSRRDLSLAEDSIALDVRSAWRNLESARRNYLVAEKSVELNLRRVEEQELLADLGRGSALDQVDAQNNLTESQNQLTASLISHTLARLRFWLDMGILYIKDNGQWEEVSDDYQQQT; encoded by the coding sequence ATGGTTGACCATCTTCGGCTGACCCGTGTTCAGCCCCGCAAAACTCGAAAACTTCGTCCGGCCGCCCGCTGCGCGCTGGCCGTGGCGCTATGTCTGCTCCCCGCGTGCTCAACCACCCAGTACAAGGACCGGGCGGACCGCGAAGTCTACGGCATCATCGGCGAAAAAACACCCGCCGTCGCCGGAATGACACCGTCATTTTCCATCGACGCGGACCCGGAAGCGGGCCGGCTGGACCATCTGCCCGTCGTCACCGTGATGGAACCCGCCCTGGGCGACACGGAAGCGTCCGCGCACGACGCCACGGTGCTTTCCCTGGAGCAGGCGCTGTTCATCGCTTTCACCAACAGCCGCACCCACCAGAACCGGAAGGAAGTGCTTTATCTGCAGGCGCTATCCCTCACCCTGGATCGCCACCGCTACACCCCAATCTTTTCGGCGGGCGCGAGCGGCGATTACGCGCGGAGCGTCTCCAATACCCTTGAACCGACTGAGTTTTCCCGGTCTCTGGAATTTACCAGAGAGTTCATACGGGACATTGAGGCGGTCACCGGAACCCCGGCGGACCTCCTGAACGCCTACGCGGCCGTGGTCGAGGCGGCGGGCGAGGTCGCCGGTGTCACCGGCGTCGAGCCGGGGTACGCCAGCGAGCGCTCCGTGTCGGGACAGACCGGGGCGGGCGTCGACTGGCTGCTCAAGGGCGGCGGACGAATCGGACTGGCGATTACGTCCAACTTCTTGAAGTTCCTGTCGGGCGATCACGCAAGCCTGACTTCATCCGTGTTGACCGGTTCAATCAACCAGCCCCTCCTTCGTGGCGCGGGGTCGCTGGCCGCCGCCGAACGCCTGACACAGGCCGAGCGCGACGTGCTGTATGGGATTCGAAGCTTCGCGCGATTCCGCCAGGAGTTCGCGGTTCAGGTTTGTTCCGCGTACTACGGGGTGCTCCAGGACTTGGACGCGGTGCGAAACAATTACAACAGTTACCAGAACTTCCTGCGGAACACGGAGCGGGAACGCGATTTCGCGCTGGAGGGTCGTAGCACCCCCGCAAGCGTGGGACGCCAGGAAGCGGCCGCCCTGAACGCGGAGAACCGCTGGGTGAATTCCGCGCGCAGCTACCAGGAGCGGCTCGACGAGTTCAAAATCCTGCTGGGTCTCCCGACGAGTGCGTCTATTGTGCTGGACAGCGCCGAACTGGACGATCTGCGATCCACCGGCCTCAAGCATCCCTCCATTGTCGTGGATGACGCCGTGCAGGTCGCTTTCGCCGCGCGCCTCGATCTGGACACCGAGCGGGACCGCCTGGAAGACGCCGGGCGCATCGTCGAAGTCGCGGCGAATTCCCTCCTGCCCGACGTGGATCTCGTCGCCGGCGCCAGCGTGCGCACCGCCGGCGACGACAATTTCCAGCGGCTGGATTTTCGCCGCGCCAACTGGAACGCGGGCCTGGATGTCGATCTCCCGCTGAACCGAAAGGCCGAGCGCAACGCGTATCGCGGCGCCCTGATCGCCCTCGAACGATCCCGGCGGGACTTGAGCCTCGCGGAAGATTCCATCGCGCTCGACGTCCGCAGCGCCTGGCGAAACCTGGAATCCGCGCGCCGGAACTACCTGGTCGCGGAGAAGAGTGTCGAATTGAACCTGCGCCGCGTGGAGGAGCAGGAATTGCTTGCCGATCTGGGCCGCGGATCGGCGCTGGATCAGGTCGATGCGCAGAATAACCTGACGGAGTCCCAGAACCAGCTGACGGCCTCGCTGATAAGCCATACCCTGGCCCGGCTGCGATTCTGGCTTGACATGGGTATACTCTATATCAAGGACAATGGCCAATGGGAGGAAGTCTCCGATGACTACCAGCAACAAACCTGA
- the rbfA gene encoding 30S ribosome-binding factor RbfA, whose amino-acid sequence MSTKGRAKRVGELIRHEIAGLLTKGLKDPRIGFVSVMDVEMSKDLHYATVNVSLYGDEKERKSSLIALQNSAGWIRREIGKHVRLRFTPEIRFKADGTLDHVYALEKVFEEIQEDRKGQPMIHVDLPGVVDALKSANSFLITSHVSPDGDAVGSVLALKFLLEALGKTEIVCALTDPVPAIYSEIPGAGAIRTPDAEIPNFDVAVIVDVARLNRVGSIADWIGENQQILVIDHHLEEHPDGNLGYIDATYAATGEIMVDLFDAAGVELTPDAAYCAYVAQITDTGGYRYANTNARSHRIAARLHEVKIDHAAICSDVFDMFSRPKIHLMKTVLDRMELSCGGQVATSYVTQEDIEEVGGKKEDLNGLVNYLRNIDGVVVGILLTGVEPRLTKASVRSGHHFNAATFLKPFGGGGHAGAAGVTLELPVDEARERLLDRLRELLEPES is encoded by the coding sequence ATGAGTACTAAAGGACGCGCCAAACGGGTCGGCGAGCTGATCCGCCACGAAATCGCCGGACTCTTGACCAAGGGCCTGAAGGATCCCCGGATCGGCTTCGTCTCCGTCATGGATGTCGAGATGTCGAAGGATCTGCACTACGCCACGGTCAACGTCAGCCTCTACGGCGATGAAAAGGAGCGGAAGAGCTCGCTGATCGCGCTGCAGAATTCCGCCGGCTGGATCCGCCGCGAGATCGGCAAGCACGTGCGGCTCCGCTTCACGCCCGAGATCCGCTTCAAGGCGGACGGGACGCTGGATCACGTGTATGCGCTTGAAAAGGTCTTCGAGGAAATCCAGGAGGACCGCAAGGGGCAGCCGATGATCCACGTAGACTTGCCCGGCGTCGTCGACGCGTTGAAATCCGCCAATTCCTTCCTCATAACGAGCCATGTCAGCCCCGACGGCGACGCCGTGGGTAGCGTGCTCGCCCTCAAGTTCCTCCTCGAAGCCCTGGGCAAGACCGAAATTGTCTGTGCGCTCACGGACCCGGTCCCCGCGATCTACTCGGAGATTCCCGGGGCAGGCGCGATTCGCACGCCCGACGCCGAGATCCCGAATTTCGACGTGGCGGTCATTGTCGACGTGGCCCGGTTAAACCGCGTGGGGTCCATCGCCGACTGGATCGGGGAGAACCAGCAGATCCTGGTCATTGATCACCACCTCGAAGAGCATCCGGACGGCAATCTGGGCTATATCGACGCCACCTACGCCGCGACCGGAGAGATCATGGTGGATCTCTTTGATGCCGCCGGGGTCGAGCTGACGCCCGATGCCGCGTACTGCGCCTATGTCGCGCAGATTACGGATACCGGCGGCTACCGCTACGCGAACACGAACGCCCGCTCCCACCGGATCGCGGCGCGCCTTCACGAAGTGAAGATCGACCATGCCGCCATCTGCAGCGACGTCTTCGACATGTTTTCGCGCCCGAAGATCCATTTGATGAAGACGGTTTTGGACCGTATGGAGCTTTCCTGCGGCGGCCAGGTGGCCACGTCGTATGTGACGCAGGAGGACATCGAGGAAGTTGGGGGCAAGAAGGAAGACCTGAACGGCCTGGTCAACTACCTCCGAAACATCGACGGCGTCGTCGTCGGAATTCTACTGACGGGCGTGGAGCCGCGCCTTACCAAGGCCAGCGTGCGTTCGGGCCATCACTTCAACGCCGCGACCTTTCTCAAGCCCTTCGGCGGCGGCGGCCACGCCGGCGCGGCGGGCGTGACCCTGGAACTTCCGGTGGACGAAGCCCGCGAGCGGCTTCTCGATCGCCTAAGGGAACTCCTGGAGCCCGAATCATGA
- a CDS encoding DUF503 domain-containing protein: protein MTIGLLTIDLLVPGARSLKDKRRVVKSLKDQVRNRYNCSVAETDHHDLWQRARVSIVVVSNESAHANTQLNEIFRFVESRLGANVVDCQIEML, encoded by the coding sequence GTGACGATAGGGCTGCTCACCATAGACCTCCTGGTCCCCGGGGCCAGGTCGCTGAAGGATAAGCGGCGTGTGGTCAAGAGCCTCAAGGATCAGGTGCGCAACCGCTACAACTGTTCCGTGGCGGAGACGGACCACCACGACCTGTGGCAGCGCGCCCGCGTCAGTATCGTGGTCGTTTCGAACGAGTCCGCCCACGCCAACACCCAACTGAACGAAATCTTCCGCTTCGTGGAAAGCCGTCTTGGCGCGAACGTGGTCGATTGCCAGATTGAAATGCTATGA
- the truB gene encoding tRNA pseudouridine(55) synthase TruB, whose protein sequence is MKGILLVDKPAGMTSHDVVDRIRRAARMRRVGHTGTLDPAATGLLILCLGPATRLSEHFTAKSKVYEGTMRLGVVTDSYDLDGAVVAEHPVPPLDRDAIQAACDAFTGTIQQVPPMVSAVKVGGERLYKKARKGQTIEREPRTVNVSAFDVLSYTPPDAAVRITCSSGTYVRSLCHDAGQALGCGAALASLRRLAVGQHRVEHALPIDALDSPEAVEAHLLAMGDALDLPAAILGESGRAALAHGNPVSARDLLEGCPVPQGWVQMKDREGELLALGIVESRGMDSWIHPKRVFIAGAP, encoded by the coding sequence ATGAAAGGCATCTTGCTGGTGGACAAGCCGGCCGGCATGACCTCCCACGACGTGGTGGACCGCATCCGCCGGGCCGCTCGGATGCGCCGTGTGGGGCATACGGGCACGCTCGATCCCGCCGCCACGGGGCTCCTGATTCTGTGCCTGGGACCGGCCACGCGGCTTTCCGAGCACTTCACCGCCAAGAGCAAGGTCTACGAAGGCACCATGCGGCTGGGCGTCGTCACCGATTCTTACGACCTCGATGGAGCCGTGGTGGCCGAGCACCCCGTGCCGCCGCTGGACCGCGACGCCATCCAGGCCGCCTGCGACGCCTTCACGGGCACGATTCAACAGGTGCCGCCGATGGTCAGCGCGGTGAAGGTCGGCGGGGAGCGGCTTTACAAGAAGGCGCGAAAAGGGCAGACCATCGAACGCGAGCCGCGCACGGTGAACGTGAGCGCTTTTGACGTGCTTTCCTATACCCCGCCCGACGCGGCGGTGCGTATTACCTGTTCGAGCGGGACCTACGTCCGGAGCCTGTGCCATGACGCGGGTCAGGCGCTCGGTTGCGGCGCCGCGCTTGCCTCGCTGCGACGCCTGGCCGTGGGCCAGCACCGCGTCGAGCATGCGCTGCCGATCGACGCCCTGGATTCTCCGGAGGCCGTGGAGGCGCACCTGCTCGCCATGGGTGACGCGCTCGACCTGCCGGCGGCCATTCTGGGAGAAAGCGGGCGCGCGGCCCTGGCCCATGGAAACCCCGTTTCCGCGCGCGATCTCCTGGAGGGTTGCCCGGTTCCCCAGGGGTGGGTGCAAATGAAAGACCGCGAAGGAGAACTGCTCGCGCTCGGCATCGTGGAATCTCGGGGGATGGATTCGTGGATCCACCCGAAACGCGTGTTTATTGCCGGAGCCCCCTGA
- the infB gene encoding translation initiation factor IF-2 — MSAEEAVETLRKLRFDIDSVNTEISDEQCDMLIDVDEDISVLDVFLQEIKKKEEEDRKRVERLQKANAKKRAAAAKKKEAEEKKAEEKRRKEEAAAAEAAAAIEPEPETEAVGPEDVQDEAPAAEVVAVEEAAAPVAEVLTEVAPEPEEAPAEPEPEPEPVAEILPPETPEEDAARAREASRGRGHDGPAHEATLARAEIVQEQEEKIRQQKKERPLPTPDPEVVAAVIRRDQEKRNALLADAGARRRGREPLGATPREARPATTDDRGDRETLFRNAPKKAVAATGKARKKPKRAERARVLEDTLRRDAAAAVREFQSGAGQIGSKKRRKKRHQEVEVQMEQTEGGVIEVDETMTVEQLADAMAIGVSDLILDLMDENLMVTKNQSLSMELIRKLADKRNFEVHSIIPEEDTALAEEPDDPADLVLRAPVVTVMGHVDHGKTSLLDVVRKANVADGEAGGITQHIAAYEVEMPSGRVVFLDTPGHEAFTQMRSRGAQVTDVVVLVVAADDGVKPQTIEAIDHAKAAEVPIVVAINKCDKPGAQPERVRGELASFGLQDESWGGSTIMRNVSAHTGEGIDDLMEMLVLESEMLELKANPNKRARGAIVESELSKGHGPVAWVLVQTGTLRPGDVFICGEVYGRVRTMTNSKGRLVKEAGPSTPVLVTGFSGVAEAGDPFIVVEEERIARTIAEKRVALSRQKRGSTGKAMTLEDFHALMQGVEQKSLNVIIKADAQGSVDVLTSSFAKLGNEEVSINVVHAGVGGVNESDVLLASASTAVIIGFHVTASTKVRQMAEAEGVDIRTYLVIYEAIDEVTKALEGLLAPDTKEVIVGHAEIRQVFRSSRFGNIAGCIQLDGETERGALTRLIRDNVVVYSGKIASVRREKDEVRSVSQGFECGLKLDRYDDIQTGDIIETYKLENIAKTLD; from the coding sequence ATGAGTGCCGAGGAAGCGGTCGAAACGCTCCGCAAACTGCGCTTCGACATCGATAGTGTCAACACCGAAATCAGCGACGAACAGTGTGACATGCTCATCGATGTCGATGAGGATATCTCGGTGCTCGATGTTTTTCTCCAGGAAATCAAGAAAAAAGAAGAAGAGGACCGGAAGCGCGTAGAGCGCCTTCAAAAGGCCAACGCGAAGAAGCGCGCGGCCGCCGCCAAGAAAAAGGAAGCCGAGGAGAAGAAGGCGGAGGAGAAGCGGCGCAAGGAAGAGGCCGCGGCCGCGGAAGCCGCCGCCGCGATCGAGCCTGAACCGGAAACCGAGGCGGTTGGCCCCGAGGACGTGCAGGATGAAGCGCCCGCGGCGGAAGTCGTGGCCGTGGAGGAAGCCGCCGCGCCGGTCGCCGAAGTCCTTACCGAAGTGGCGCCGGAGCCCGAGGAGGCCCCCGCGGAGCCAGAGCCGGAGCCCGAACCGGTCGCCGAGATCCTCCCCCCCGAGACCCCCGAGGAGGATGCGGCCCGGGCGCGGGAAGCGTCCCGCGGCCGCGGCCATGACGGCCCCGCGCACGAGGCCACGCTGGCGCGCGCGGAAATAGTCCAGGAACAGGAAGAAAAGATCCGGCAGCAGAAGAAGGAGCGGCCGCTTCCCACCCCCGATCCGGAGGTCGTCGCCGCCGTGATCCGGCGGGACCAGGAAAAGCGCAACGCCCTGCTCGCCGACGCCGGCGCCCGCCGCCGGGGACGCGAACCGCTTGGCGCGACGCCCCGCGAAGCGCGCCCCGCCACTACGGACGACCGCGGCGATCGCGAAACGTTGTTTCGAAATGCCCCGAAAAAGGCCGTTGCCGCAACGGGGAAAGCCCGCAAAAAACCCAAGCGCGCCGAGCGCGCCCGCGTCCTCGAGGACACCCTCCGGCGCGATGCCGCCGCGGCGGTTCGAGAGTTTCAGTCCGGTGCGGGCCAGATCGGCAGCAAAAAGCGCCGCAAAAAGCGCCATCAGGAAGTTGAGGTACAGATGGAGCAAACAGAAGGCGGCGTGATCGAAGTCGATGAGACCATGACCGTCGAGCAGCTTGCCGACGCGATGGCGATCGGGGTAAGCGACCTTATTCTCGACCTGATGGACGAGAACTTGATGGTGACGAAGAACCAGTCGCTCTCGATGGAGCTTATTCGCAAGCTCGCGGACAAGCGTAACTTTGAAGTTCATTCCATTATTCCCGAGGAGGATACCGCGCTGGCCGAAGAGCCCGACGATCCCGCGGACCTGGTCCTTCGCGCGCCCGTGGTCACGGTTATGGGCCACGTGGACCACGGCAAGACCTCCCTCCTCGACGTGGTGCGCAAGGCCAATGTCGCCGATGGCGAGGCCGGCGGCATCACGCAGCACATTGCCGCCTATGAGGTGGAAATGCCTTCGGGCCGCGTGGTTTTCCTGGATACGCCCGGACACGAAGCCTTCACCCAGATGCGCTCGCGCGGCGCCCAGGTCACGGACGTCGTGGTGCTGGTGGTTGCGGCCGACGACGGCGTAAAGCCCCAGACGATCGAGGCCATCGACCACGCGAAGGCCGCCGAGGTCCCGATTGTGGTCGCGATTAACAAGTGCGACAAACCCGGCGCCCAGCCCGAGCGCGTTCGGGGCGAGCTGGCGAGCTTCGGCCTTCAGGACGAATCCTGGGGCGGGAGCACGATCATGCGGAACGTATCGGCGCACACCGGCGAAGGCATCGACGATCTTATGGAGATGCTCGTGCTGGAGTCCGAAATGCTCGAGTTGAAGGCCAACCCGAACAAGCGGGCGCGCGGCGCCATCGTCGAGTCCGAGCTTTCCAAGGGCCACGGCCCGGTCGCGTGGGTGCTTGTGCAGACGGGCACCCTGCGCCCCGGCGATGTCTTCATCTGTGGCGAGGTCTATGGGCGCGTGCGCACGATGACCAACTCCAAGGGGCGGCTTGTCAAGGAGGCCGGCCCGTCGACCCCGGTGCTGGTCACCGGGTTCAGCGGCGTCGCCGAAGCGGGCGACCCGTTTATCGTTGTCGAGGAGGAGCGGATCGCGCGGACCATCGCGGAGAAGCGCGTCGCGCTGAGCCGTCAGAAGCGCGGCTCCACCGGAAAGGCGATGACCCTCGAGGATTTCCACGCGCTCATGCAGGGCGTCGAGCAGAAATCCCTCAATGTTATCATCAAGGCCGACGCCCAGGGTTCGGTCGATGTGCTCACGTCGAGCTTCGCCAAGCTCGGCAACGAGGAAGTCAGTATCAATGTTGTGCACGCCGGCGTCGGCGGCGTCAACGAGTCGGACGTTTTGCTGGCCAGCGCGAGCACCGCGGTCATTATCGGGTTCCACGTCACCGCCAGCACCAAGGTGCGCCAGATGGCCGAGGCGGAAGGGGTGGATATCCGGACCTACCTGGTCATCTACGAAGCGATCGACGAGGTGACCAAGGCGCTCGAAGGCCTGCTGGCCCCCGACACGAAGGAAGTTATCGTGGGCCACGCCGAAATCCGGCAGGTCTTCCGTTCGTCCCGCTTCGGCAACATCGCGGGCTGTATCCAACTCGACGGGGAAACCGAGCGCGGCGCGCTTACCCGCCTGATCCGCGACAATGTGGTGGTGTACAGCGGCAAGATTGCGTCGGTGCGCCGGGAGAAAGACGAAGTGCGTTCCGTGTCCCAGGGCTTCGAATGCGGCCTGAAGCTGGATAGATACGACGACATCCAGACCGGTGACATCATCGAAACCTACAAGCTTGAGAACATCGCCAAGACCCTGGACTAG
- a CDS encoding HlyD family efflux transporter periplasmic adaptor subunit, giving the protein MTTSNKPELVKAAKRRVTWPVRAGLALLAAVAIIVVYRTIGGGEAPVTRGTTFKAVKGDLEITVVEGGSVEARESQQLKSEVQGVTKILYIVEEGYLVTPQDVAEGKVLVELDSKDLLDRLTEQELQYQNALASFTEAREEYGIQINQNQSDVKTAELASKFALMDLKKFLGDATATDIARRVVENVAASDLAAAAGSEREPDPESGDAEEIREAVASVIRDPETGKIAMESTVAETAPIDFGNIARLESLGDGEARQAMRKLEDDVVLAEEDVGLAESRLSGTQRLFEKDFVTKIDLENDQLALKRKSINMESAKTDMDLYVKYEFPKQAEKLVSDYEESLRKLQRARKLAVSKLAQAEAKLNSAQARFELQSRKRNELSEQVEKCVIRATRPGLVVYGEGNRSYYRDNDRIEEGAQIRERQVIITIPDTTQMTVDVKVHESYVKRVMRGQKARVTVDAFPDIKLTGEVLRIAVLPDSQNRWMNPDLKVYSTSILIDGHHEWLKPGMSAEAQIVIDVLKDVVQVPLQAVFQEGRESVVYVADGGLKRRVVETGSFDTTYIEIKSGLEPGEIVALRAPNAPKSGDANDKNPETVISPPGEAAPAAEAT; this is encoded by the coding sequence ATGACTACCAGCAACAAACCTGAGCTCGTGAAGGCCGCGAAACGCCGGGTCACCTGGCCGGTGCGCGCGGGCCTGGCCCTGCTGGCGGCGGTGGCGATCATTGTCGTTTACCGGACCATCGGCGGGGGCGAGGCGCCGGTAACCCGCGGAACCACCTTCAAGGCGGTCAAGGGCGACCTGGAAATCACCGTGGTCGAGGGCGGCAGCGTCGAGGCCCGGGAATCGCAGCAACTCAAGTCCGAAGTGCAGGGCGTGACGAAAATCCTGTACATCGTTGAAGAGGGGTACCTGGTGACGCCCCAGGACGTGGCCGAGGGGAAAGTCCTGGTGGAACTCGATTCCAAAGACCTCCTGGACCGCCTGACCGAGCAGGAACTCCAATACCAGAACGCCCTGGCGAGCTTCACCGAAGCGCGGGAGGAGTACGGGATCCAGATCAACCAGAACCAGAGCGACGTGAAGACCGCCGAACTGGCCAGCAAGTTCGCCCTGATGGATCTGAAGAAGTTCCTCGGAGACGCCACCGCCACGGATATTGCGCGCCGCGTCGTGGAGAACGTCGCCGCGAGTGACCTCGCCGCGGCGGCCGGCAGCGAGCGGGAGCCCGACCCCGAATCCGGCGATGCGGAAGAGATCCGCGAAGCCGTGGCCTCGGTCATCCGCGATCCGGAAACTGGAAAGATTGCGATGGAGAGCACCGTTGCCGAGACGGCGCCCATCGACTTCGGGAACATTGCCCGCCTGGAGAGTCTCGGCGATGGCGAGGCCCGCCAGGCCATGCGCAAGCTGGAAGACGACGTCGTGCTGGCGGAAGAGGACGTCGGCCTGGCCGAATCGCGCCTCTCGGGCACCCAGCGGCTGTTCGAGAAGGATTTCGTGACGAAGATCGACCTGGAAAACGACCAGCTCGCCCTGAAGCGCAAGTCCATTAACATGGAATCCGCCAAGACCGACATGGACCTCTACGTGAAGTACGAGTTCCCGAAGCAGGCGGAAAAGCTCGTTTCGGACTATGAAGAGTCCCTCCGCAAGCTGCAGCGCGCGCGAAAGCTCGCCGTGTCCAAACTGGCCCAGGCCGAGGCGAAGCTGAATTCGGCCCAGGCCCGTTTCGAACTCCAGAGCCGCAAGCGCAACGAGCTCTCGGAACAGGTCGAAAAGTGCGTCATCCGCGCGACGAGGCCCGGCCTGGTTGTTTATGGCGAGGGGAATCGAAGCTATTACCGCGACAACGACCGCATCGAGGAAGGCGCGCAGATCCGCGAGCGCCAGGTCATCATCACCATACCGGACACGACCCAGATGACGGTGGACGTGAAGGTGCACGAATCCTACGTGAAGAGAGTCATGCGCGGCCAGAAGGCCCGGGTAACGGTGGACGCCTTCCCGGATATCAAGCTCACGGGCGAGGTGCTTCGCATCGCCGTGCTGCCGGATTCCCAGAACCGCTGGATGAATCCGGATCTCAAGGTCTACTCCACCTCGATCCTCATTGACGGCCACCACGAGTGGCTCAAGCCGGGCATGAGCGCCGAAGCCCAGATCGTCATCGATGTCCTGAAGGACGTGGTTCAGGTTCCCCTTCAGGCGGTATTCCAGGAGGGCAGGGAGTCCGTGGTTTATGTGGCGGACGGCGGCCTGAAACGCCGCGTTGTCGAGACCGGATCCTTTGACACCACCTACATTGAAATCAAATCGGGCCTCGAACCCGGCGAGATTGTGGCGCTGCGCGCGCCAAACGCGCCAAAGTCCGGCGATGCCAACGACAAGAACCCGGAGACCGTGATATCACCCCCGGGCGAGGCCGCGCCGGCCGCCGAGGCGACTTAA
- a CDS encoding bifunctional riboflavin kinase/FAD synthetase codes for MEIIRDVTTRRSAYPGLVLTIGSFDGIHLGHQRILQSVIERARAIGGAAALMSLWPHPKVFFGQGDPIPLLTDPEQKETLLRELGIDVYFILPFNEAIARMEPVDFLESVIHRQCGAVRVVVGHDFSFGAGARGDFDLLAREGKRLGIEAEMVPAVECDGGRVSSTRIRSLVGEGDMDAARRLLGRPYAVAGVVERGRGLGNGLGYPTANIAPAQGLLPARGIYAARAALNGTTYDAAVNVGIAPTLPHEQPVLEAHLLDFEGDLSGRRLEVELWRRIRPEKKFDSVDALKEGIGKDIVTIRQYFAASPA; via the coding sequence ATGGAAATCATTCGCGATGTGACAACCCGCCGGAGCGCCTACCCGGGGCTCGTGTTGACCATCGGGAGTTTTGACGGAATTCACCTGGGCCACCAGCGAATCCTGCAATCCGTAATAGAGCGCGCCCGCGCCATCGGTGGCGCCGCGGCGCTGATGAGCCTGTGGCCCCACCCCAAGGTCTTCTTCGGGCAGGGCGACCCCATTCCGTTGCTCACCGATCCCGAGCAAAAGGAAACTTTGCTCCGAGAACTCGGGATCGACGTCTACTTCATACTGCCCTTCAATGAGGCAATCGCGCGAATGGAGCCTGTGGACTTCCTGGAGTCCGTTATCCACCGGCAGTGTGGCGCGGTGCGCGTCGTGGTCGGCCATGACTTTTCCTTCGGCGCCGGCGCCCGGGGTGACTTCGACTTGCTGGCCCGTGAAGGCAAGCGGCTGGGTATAGAAGCCGAAATGGTGCCCGCCGTTGAATGTGACGGCGGTCGCGTCAGCAGCACGCGCATCCGCTCGCTGGTAGGCGAGGGCGATATGGACGCCGCCCGCCGCCTGCTCGGGCGCCCCTATGCCGTGGCGGGCGTCGTGGAGCGCGGCCGCGGCCTGGGCAATGGCCTGGGCTACCCGACGGCGAATATCGCGCCCGCGCAGGGCTTGCTGCCTGCGCGGGGCATTTACGCCGCGCGGGCCGCCCTCAACGGAACCACCTACGACGCCGCGGTCAATGTGGGCATCGCGCCGACCCTGCCGCACGAGCAGCCGGTGCTGGAGGCCCACCTGTTGGATTTTGAAGGCGATCTCTCGGGTCGCCGGCTGGAAGTGGAACTGTGGCGCCGCATTCGCCCCGAAAAGAAATTTGATTCGGTGGACGCCTTGAAAGAGGGCATTGGAAAAGATATAGTTACCATACGGCAGTATTTCGCGGCTTCGCCGGCATAG